The Arachis hypogaea cultivar Tifrunner chromosome 19, arahy.Tifrunner.gnm2.J5K5, whole genome shotgun sequence genome has a window encoding:
- the LOC112776751 gene encoding FBD-associated F-box protein At3g52670, translating to MDRISVLPKTILHDILGRLPDKDAAKTSVLSKSWSETWFSFPVVAAWSKDFFNLPELPLSPEDPLWLSKLDIFIEYVSKRLRRLHDQGLAVKELKLCMEDTCASMLVSQSHHIDKWIQMASESGVEVLQLYLTRSNDKLYNLPLCLAEAKSLTKLVLNGGIRLDPAFLNHSLKFFSVRTLFFCGILVGDERVMEHFISHCPLVENLTLIFCLLYKPSSVGDPPGSRADYVKSLSLHGLQKLKQVEVQGIGEVYIDAQNIEKLFYNGAIVDTSFKLNLGSYKNLRWLSLWFVKRADMWLLEQLPKIPFLESLILNHCSLCERTNISGPQLKFLKLTNCSNLKEINIDAPNLLSCEYSGKDEPVISFREISNQLEVNAHILMTRQHVDRLRQFIQNIEPQEVLTSLSLFIFHPYSIIESLGTLPGSSSPPSIKHMQLCSVSHRQTQYFPVLSWLLSSCFPETISFSLDCNFNTRAFMVYFYEMLMCSKKGECHCYSRGPECWWHGLKVVKITHLEWTYANIEDLKAMLNALPLSDNSEEEFITFTLEL from the exons ATGGACCGAATATCTGTTCTGCCAAAAACTATACTTCATGACATCCTCGGAAGGTTGCCAGACAAAGATGCTGCTAAGACTAGTGTTTTGTCAAAGTCGTGGAGTGAAACATGGTTTTCATTTCCCGTCGTGGCTGCTTGGAgcaaggatttttttaatttgccTGAATTACCATTATCTCCAGAAGATCCTCTTTGGCTTAGCAAATTAGATATATTCATTGAGTATGTGAGTAAAAGATTGAGGAGGCTCCATGACCAAGGCTTAGCGGTCAAAGAACTTAAGCTCTGTATGGAAGATACATGTGCTAGTATGCTTGTGTCCCAGTCCCACCATATTGATAAATGGATACAGATGGCAAGTGAAAGTGGTGTCGAAGTACTACAGCTTTACCTTACTCGTAGCAATGACAAATTATATAACCTTCCACTTTGTCTTGCTGAAGCCAAGTCACTCACTAAGTTGGTGTTGAATGGGGGAATCAGACTTGACCCAGCATTCTTAAACCATTCACTCAAGTTTTTCTCAGTGAGAACATTGTTTTTTTGTGGTATACTTGTTGGAGATGAAAGGGTTATGGAGCATTTCATTTCACATTGTCCTCTGGTTGAAAATTTAACTCTTATTTTTTGTCTTCTATATAAACCTTCAAGTGTAGGAGATCCACCCGGTTCTAGGGCCGACTATGTGAAATCGTTAAGCTTGCATGGTCTACAAAAGCTGAAGCAAGTTGAAGTTCAAGGAATAGGAGAGGTATATATTGATGCTCAGAATATTGAGAAGTTATTCTACAATGGTGCTATTGTGGATACATCTTTCAAGCTGAATTTAGGTAGTTACAAAAATTTGAGATGGTTGAGCTTATGGTTTGTGAAGAGAGCAGACATGTGGttacttgaacaattgcccaagaTCCCTTTCCTTGAGAGTTTGATATTGAACCATTGTTCTTTGTGTGAGAGGACTAATATTTCAGGTCCTCAACTCAAGTTCTTGAAGTTAACAAATTGCTCTAACTTGAAAGAGATCAATATTGATGCTCCAAATTTATTATCATGCGAGTATAGTGGAAAGGACGAACCTGTTATATCTTTTCGCGAAATTTCTAATCAACTGGAAGTCAATGCTCATATACTCATGACTCGTCAGCATGTTGATAGATTGAGGCAATTTATCCAAAACATTGAACCCCAAGAGGTTTTGACGTCTCTGTCCCTTTTTATCTTCCATCCATATTCA ATTATAGAAAGCCTAGGTACATTGCCAGGTTCATCATCTCCACCAAGTATTAAACACATGCAATTATGTTCTGTTTCGCATAGGCAAACTCAGTATTTTCCCGTTTTGAGTTGGTTGCTTTCAAGTTGCTTCCCGGAAACTATTTCATTCAGCTTGGATTGCAATTTTAATACGAGGGCATTCATGGTG TATTTCTATGAGATGCTGATGTGCAGCAAGAAGGGCGAGTGCCATTGCTATTCAAGGGGTCCTGAGTGTTGGTGGCATGGCTTGAAAGTTGTCAAGATCACACATTTAGAATGGACTTACGCAAATATTGAAGATCTCAAGGCCATGTTAAATGCATTGCCCCTATCTGATAATTCCGAGGAAGAATTTATCACTTTTACCTTAGAGTTGTAA